In one Rutidosis leptorrhynchoides isolate AG116_Rl617_1_P2 chromosome 8, CSIRO_AGI_Rlap_v1, whole genome shotgun sequence genomic region, the following are encoded:
- the LOC139861459 gene encoding cytochrome P450 89A2-like — protein METWFIIIFSVCITAILKPLFFNRNNHHNKLPPGPSFFKSNLLLLTNSLPALEPILQNLKSKHGPLITLKIGSRPSVFVGDHSLAHELLIHKGAIFSDRPRTNFKVRNISSASYGPTWRLLRRNLASEILHPSRVKSYSWARNWVLRVLITRLRKQELHEVHGVVKVYDHFQYAMFCLLVLMCFGEKFDESRINEIANCQRRFLLAIGSGRFNVLGVFPKLGKFLFRNRWKELLELRDLQENTLLPLIKSRIESGKCELGDENENEKIVAYVDTLVNIRINEEDGAKLTHKDMVNMCSEFLNAGTDTTSTALQWIMANLVKNPEIQRKLYEEIVSVVGPASGEVEGTFINEEDLHKMVYLKAVVLEGLRRHPPGHFVLPHRVMKDVEVKGYVIPEGATVNFMVGEMGLDPKVWEDPMEFKPERFMVNEGVFDISGSKGIKMMPFGAGRRVCPGLDLALLHLEYFVANLIWYFDWSVADGYDVDLSEKIEFTTVMKNPLQAKITSRAKKLTTSY, from the coding sequence atggaaACATGGTTTATCATCATCTTTTCTGTTTGCATAACCGCCATACTCAAACCGTTATTCTTCAACCGTAATAACCACCACAATAAACTACCACCCGGACCATCCTTTTTCAAATCTAACCTCCTACTTTTAACTAATTCACTTCCAGCCCTTGAACCTATTCTCCAAAACCTTAAATCCAAACATGGACCACTCATCACTCTTAAAATTGGTTCTAGACCATCTGTATTTGTTGGTGATCATTCTCTTGCTCATGAATTATTAATTCATAAAGGCGCCATCTTTTCTGATCGTCCAAGAACTAATTTCAAGGTTCGTAATATCTCGTCTGCTTCGTACGGGCCCACGTGGCGGTTGTTACGGAGGAATCTCGCATCAGAGATTCTTCATCCTTCACGGGTTAAGTCGTACTCGTGGGCCCGAAACTGGGTCCTACGTGTACTGATTACTCGTTTGCGAAAACAAGAGTTGCATGAAGTTCATGGAGTTGTTAAGGTGTATGATCACTTTCAGTATGCAATGTTTTGTTTGCTTGTGTTGATGTGTTTTGGTGAAAAGTTTGATGAGAGTCGTATTAATGAGATTGCGAATTGTCAAAGACGATTTTTGTTGGCGATTGGGTCGGGTCGGTTTAATGTGCTCGGTGTGTTTCCGAAATTAGGCAAGTTTTTGTTTAGAAATAGATGGAAGGAGTTGTTAGAATTAAGGGATTTGCAAGAAAACACGTTGCTTCCGCTTATTAAATCACGAATTGAGTCGGGTAAATGCGAATTAGGAGACGAGAATGAGAACGAGAAGATTGTAGCGTATGTTGATACGTTGGTGAATATACGTATTAATGAGGAAGATGGTGCGAAATTGACACACAAAGATATGGTTAATATGTGTAGTGAGTTTCTTAATGCTGGTACGGATACCACTTCAACTGCGTTACAATGGATTATGGCGAATCTTGTGAAGAATCCTGAAATTCAGAGGAAATTGTACGAGGAAATTGTGTCGGTTGTGGGACCCGCATCAGGAGAGGTGGAGGGAACGTTTATAAACGAAGAGGATTTGCATAAAATGGTGTATTTGAAAGCGGTGGTTTTGGAAGGGTTAAGGAGACACCCACCGGGGCATTTTGTGTTGCCGCATAGGGTTATGAAGGATGTGGAGGTAAAAGGGTACGTGATTCCGGAAGGTGCGACGGTTAATTTTATGGTGGGTGAGATGGGTTTGGACCCGAAAGTGTGGGAGGATCCGATGGAGTTTAAGCCGGAGAGGTTTATGGTGAATGAAGGTGTGTTTGATATAAGTGGGAGTAAAGGGATAAAGATGATGCCGTTTGGTGCTGGAAGAAGGGTGTGTCCGGGTCTTGATTTGGCTCTGCTTCATTTGGAGTATTTTGTTGCTAATTTGATTTGGTATTTTGATTGGAGTGTTGCTGATGGTTATGATGTTGATCTTTCTGAAAAGATAGAGTTCACTACTGTTATGAAAAATCCTCTGCAAGCTAAAATCACTTCAAGGGCTAAAAAGTTAACCACTTCTTATTAG